Below is a genomic region from Agelaius phoeniceus isolate bAgePho1 chromosome 11, bAgePho1.hap1, whole genome shotgun sequence.
GTGCTATATCCATAATCAGCATTTGTATTCTCTTCCTCCAAGATAATTCTGGCATCAAACATTAGTTATAAATtatctaaattaaaaaattcattTACCCAAGACAAAAGTCTAGAAAATGCACTGTCAACACTGATTCTAGAAAGCAGAACAGCATACAACCATCAAAATACAATATTCACCTGTTGTAGCTGCTTAAGGAAAATCTCAGCAGAGCACTTTTACCATATCAATACAATTGCTGGAACATTCCACACTGAGATAGTTGTGATGCCAGTTCAATATCCTGTAACTAGTAAGGTTAGATCAGTTTTTTTATACAGCCTGAGGCAAAATTTACACCTTCTAACTGGAGGTATCTGAGCTGGGTGTCTATTCTGGAGAGTGTCTTCCAAGCATTTAAATTACTCCATTGAAAGGCATTTGTTCATTCCCCAGCCCTGTATCTGGTGAGAAGCCTGATGTCATTCTGAAACTGGAGCCAAGCACAGTACAGAGGATACCCCTAAAGGATCCAGTATGTGCTGGAGCCAAACAGGATGCCAGGTTTAGATTTATGGCTGTCTGTGAGAATGTTTCACCATATCACCCTCTTGATTACAAGCACACAGCTGTCAGCTGAAATCCCAGCTGCCAAGGGGTCCCTGGAAGAAGAAGCTGTCTCTCCAAGAATAGGTCAATTAACGAGCAGTGACTTATTAATAGAATTTTAGTGAAATCTTACCTAGCTAAGATTTCCTCCACACACTGtaagtttaggaaaaaaatcatttttccaAAGTGACTcttcctatttttattttttatttttatatttttattttatatattatgtttattttagatttttaaatattttaaattttgcgTTTATTTTTACCATCTTTATACAATGTTCACCTTTCTCTGCAACCTTTTATATGGCTCCTCACATATTATCTTACCTCTTTGGAGATGGCAGAAATATGCACAGTAACTGAATGTGAGTTTGGATACACTGCTGTGTCTTACCTAAACCTGATGATGAGGAAACACTTCCTGTAATGGAAGATGTTTCCATTTGGTCTGTCAATAGTCCTTCCATTAAAGGTAAAGATAATTCAGATGAAGGGACAGATGAATCATAGATCCCAGAATCTCGAGGCATGTCTTTCAGATTTGCAGCTTTAACAACATGGAGCAATGGCTGAAGGACAGAGCTGCCACCACCTTGAATGTCCTGAGTTTCTAGATCTTCTCCAAGGTTTAAGTGCTGAATGATACAGTGGGAGTCTGAATTCCCCACTGAAATGTTTAGATCTGTTTTCAGGTAAAAATCACCATCCATCACCTGTTTATTCACCAAGTCATTTAAAACCAAGCCTGAATCAAATTTTTCCATGACAGGCTCTGAGTAGTGTAAAGAAGGTGGAGGGAAGGGAATGAATTGTTTCTCAAACCAGTCTGGTTCCTGATCAATGAACTGATGCATGTTGCAAATAGCAACATAAAGGGACCTCCCAGATTTGCTcctgaaataattccttttaCTGATGTTAACAGGAAACCCTTCTGGATCCTGCACACTGAGATCTCTGGAGTGTAAGTGTGAATAGAGCTGGGGCAGATTGTCCATGAGTTTGTATTTTGTGCTCAGATCCAGAATGGCAGGGATGTCTCCCTCACAGGAGTAATCAAAGTAAACTGCAATGAACTTGCAGAGGTCAGCTGAGTTCTGCTTGGCCTGACGAAGCTTCTCTGCCACAGTCAgcacagcaaagagaaaggcttctccttttcctgcatCCTGGGCTACTCCTCTGTGCTTCCAGTTCTTTTTTTCAACAAAGTATTTCATTCCTTTGGAACACACAATGATGATAAACTGTgactcatttatttttttaataagccaCTCCTTCTGATCTTCTTTACAGCTTTTCAGATCTTCCCACAAATCTAAAGCCAcctaaaaaggggaaaaaaatctgattaaGTTTTATGTATATAAACCCAATTGTACATCTCTAAAAGGGTTTTCAAGTAAGTTAGTTATAAAATAGTTTATCCTGAACTATTTTAAGCAGATGAAAAAGCTGTGACCATCCCCAGCAAGCACGAGGCctcagctgtgtttctgtgtttgGTCACCAGAGAGCAGAGTTGGTGTAATCaaacccagctccagctcagcccagtCACATCCTGGGGGTGGGGGAAAAATGCAGCACAAAGAGTCCAGCAActgtcctgccttttccagctgaaaaGTGAAAAACTGGTCACATATTGATTCCATTTCAGACAGCAGTATGAGATTCTAGGCCTGCTCATTCAAAGTAGCAATTGAAATGTCTCTCTCATACCATTCAAacaaaaacaagggaaaaaaagaggtgcTGATTTCACAGTATTAATGGAacagaagggaaataaaaaaataaaaatgaattagTAAGTACATGCTGTCAACCAGTAATCCTAATAATGCACTATTTGCTCTATGAGCAGAAGTCTTGATAGATTCAACTTCTTTTAAATTTCACTTTAGGAACACCAAAGTGTATCAGGTAGGTAACAATACCTCTTTGTGGTTGCTGACTATAAAGATGTATGGCCTACTGAACAGAAAAAGCACTTAATTCAAAGCAAGCTAAACATAGCTGAATGAAAGTACTGAAATCATGATCTTCCACTATTctgttggtttgggttgttttggtttttttacacTGGATAAGATCTCTTCATTTCCCCAAGTAAAGAAAATTCATACAGcctaaatttagaaaaataacaGAAGTTATCTCTGTGGAAAGGAGTGACTGAAATACCGACTTTTCAAGCACAGCATTTTGGGAGTGCTGCTTCAATTAAGGAAAAGTTGTTTATATGTGAAAGGTTGAGTTTACCTCACAGCCACAAAAGTCCTGAAGAAAGTAAGCAAAGCACTGGATGACATTGATGTGTTTCTGGCAGTCTTTGCTGGAATAGCAGATGAACACTTTTGGCCGGGGTCGCAGCCTTTCCACATGGAGACCTGCAGCATAAGCTGAAGATTCTGAGCTCTCCTCATCCAGATGGgaatatatattttctaaagTGCAAGAGAAAAGAGAATTCACACTATAAAGCTTGATTTTGTTTTGAGTTTTTATTGCATTTGTAGGCTTTTTACTAATGCATACAgtaatgtttgtttttttcctaaatattttcctctcctttccatcctgaaaaagaaaagttgtaCACACTCTATTTATCCAGCTGCATGTGGAATACACTCTCAAAGTTAAACGTGCAGTTATTTCTGCCCAACTCAGAAAACACAAGGAAGATTTATTTTATAGATAGAAGAAGTTGTTTCACCTTTATTCAATCTCAACAGTCTTCACATCTCTGTTCAAACAATATAAGCCTAAAAGATGTATCATCTTCAAGAGTTTCCTGTCTAACAAAGTCtcttgttaaaaaaacccaaaccacaacaTAAGCCAAGTAAGAATATTAAACTCCAGGTCCACAGACCCTTTCAGGATATCCTACAAGATTTCTCTAGTGAATATGTACACACGCCTATTTGGACATTAATGTGACATTAATTTGAATTAAGATATGATTAATTTAAACCAAAATAGCTATTAGTATTTATTTCCTTGCATAGATGCTTTTATGCTGGAGCATAAAAGTCTGGCCTTATGCCAGACTAATTCAATCTAGTTCTACAGCTGATTAAGCTAATTTGGAATAAAGTATGAGTATTTCAAAATACAAATATCCATCCAGGGATTCGATTCAGAACAATTCATCAGGAATAACTATTCTGGAACAACTCTCTCTGTAGACAAATCCTCAGTGATttgtctgggttttttgttggaaCTGTGCTAGCTGTGAGCAAAGGGGATAACTACAGAAGACCAGAAGGTAAAAGGATTTAACCCAACTGGCATATAGCCCTTGCAGTATATCTCAGTGCCAAAATTCAGGTGGATAACACAGATATGTGAGGTTTGGAGAAgtaatctctttttccattatTCATGAAACCACATGATGCTTTAAATTCAATATAAAAAGCCAAggtatttttaacatttaaatgTATCAAGTGTTGCTTGCCAGCTCCTGGATACAGAGAAGCCAGCAAGGAGGAATGGAATCTAAAAACATCTGTAAGCAGGGCTCACAGTAAATTTAAGAAGATGGCTTAGAATGAAAGGTAAAGGCAACTTCCAGGAAAGTGAGCAAATCTGGAATAGCAGCTGTAGATAGGATTCCAGACAGCACTGTAAATTGTATTGGCATCACAAGGTTTTACTTTCCTtctgatttaaaataaatatgaattaGATATTTCTGAGTAAAATAAGGGAATGTTTAAAACATACTCATTTACAAATCTGTTTGTAATCTACATGGTCACACGGTACtttctcaaagaaaaagaaacacgaaataaaaagtattttccaATATTGCTTTTGTTGTCTCCTTTCTACAGTGAAGTTTTGATCTGTGATACAATGCTGTCTAGGCAACCAATTACCATCAAGCACTGATTAAAAATTTGCTACAAGTTTCAGCACACAAAAAGCggaggggaggaaggacagagaaatagaaaagcaagcTTTTCAGAGCAAGGTGTTTCTGGAGTCAGCCTATCAGTGAGGACTGCTTTGGTTACACAAGTGTATCTGTCAGTGGCACTGCACTGAGTGCAGGCCCCCACCTTGCTGCTTCTTGCGGCACATCACGGTGAAGAGCGTGGCGAAGGCAGAGATGACAACCAAGGGCACTGTGATGGCAATGGCTCTGATGGGGCCAGCCCACGGGGAGTGCACTTGCAAAAGAAAGCACAATTAGCCACATGCAAATCAGCTGCACTACAATTATCCAAACAAATCTTCACACTGGCAAtgcaaaactgctgcagtgctcTATTATCAGGTAATTGTCAAAGATACAGGATATCAAATATGCTCAAATATCATGTTCTCCACTTCAAATTAGGTTTTACGGTGGTTGTCCCACTGCCACAGCATCAGAGTGACTCTCATCAGTAACAGGAGCTGCAACTCACACCAGCCCCAGGAGAACAGGCCTGTGGCAAATAGTTTGGATGAGATTTGCAGTGGTCATTTAGACCTGACATGTTTTGGTTCCAGGGTGCTGAACCTGCCCCTTAGAAAGAACTGCCTTGCTGCAGACATCACCCTGAGCAATGTGCATTAGGATTCAGTGCATTTTATCCACTGCCTCCATCTGTGGCTGTTTTGAGGTGCAGTTGCACTCTGAAATCCCTGTTTAGCTTCTCAAAACCAGGTCTGACCCAGAGGCATGTGAAGCATTCACCTGACAGGCTCTACAGACTGCTGGGTTTGGTACCAGGGCTGAAGGACACAGGTGATGTGTTCAGGCTGCTCCCACAGTTTCATTGCAGTATTTCCACACTATTGCACTCTCTGTTGTATGCAGTTAAGGTTATCATCCCTCATATCCACATAAACAACAAAAGCCACTTTCCCACAAAGATTTCCAGTGATGGATTGATATAAACTCCACTAAATATAAACGTACAGAGATGCACATCTGTATGCTCAAGTGTGCATCTCTACTCTTTTTTCATTAGGTCAAAAAAGCACAGCACAATTATCTCAATAATCTAGATTATGGCAAACAGACAAAGGTCAAACAGAGATTTATTTCCAACATAATTAAAACTGAATCTAAATTAGTACAGTAAATATAGTATATTGTTTAAAAAACAGAATTCATACCTGGTTTTAGTGCATAGTGCATCGTTTTCCTTGTTGTATTAGTGTCATCAACCAGCTTGGAAAAGtaaaagattaattttattttctgcaatatGAAAATAACTGTAACAGCTTTTATGACCAAATGTGAAGAAAGGTACTGTTCAAATAGTTAGAACTAAAGAGCAGCACAAACTAGTATAATAAAAATTGACCAAGAAAGAGaattccaattaaaaaaaaataaaaatcaaagtcCAGGAATTATGCAGGCCCACAATTTCAGTTTAAGGTACAAAGTGCTGTGCACTCATGGAAGCAAAGCTATGGAAAGGTCAAGAGCATTCTGAAGCCTTGAGATTCTAgcctttgtatttttcaaatCCTGTACCACATTAGTGCATAACTCTAAACTCCACATAAAGTGCTAGTTAACTGTCCTCACATTTTGGTTAGACAAACAATCCCTCTGGGCCTGTGTTCCAAGGACACCCTACAGCCTCAGGCCCTaaaaagtataaacaaaagtgaattgGGGGGGTGCAAACTGGGGGAATTtaacttcattacctgaagctgtaattggaggaTTAACCCCTGatatggaaatggaccaaacttatatCTGTCTGAAAAAACTCCTGACCATCATCCATTTTGGGTGTAGCCCCCTGGCGAGGCTTCATCTGCCCTTAATATACCAGAAGGACCTTCATTAAATATCTCTGCTTTTATTCTTCTAACtttgtctggcctctgtttCTAGGTAAGCCCAAAAAATGCATCATTCTAGAAAATTTACTTGCCCAAATACCTCAGTAGGGATACCTGAAGTTCAATTCTACCAGTGtgatttgaaatattttaattttattctgtcTTCCCATTAACATATTCCCTTAGGTGTTGTACAGAAATGTTACCTCAATGATATAATCTCCTGGAGACACATTCTGAAGAACACAACTTGTTGTGTCTGTGTTCTGCTCCTGCATAAAGAAAGAATACTTTGCAAGCAATTCACATACTTTGAAAACATAATAAAGAATTCACATTGATTTAGAAATAGGCAGTGCACCCTTGTATTAACACACCTTAGACCAGCAGAACTAAGTCTGCCCATTCACTGATACAATTGTCTGCCTGCAGAACTGACTTGTGTTATCCAGGCCCAGAGGAGTCCCCAAGCCTGGCTGTGACTGATGAGTGCCATCACAGCACAATTGTTACCTACAGAAACAGCTCCAAATAGTTTTACCATTTTAAAACTGATACTATTTTATATTAAGTGTTTTAAGTTTCTGTAAGACCTTAGAGCACCTCATGTTAATAGGTGGTGTGTTTTTAAGAGCTGCAGAACTCAGCCACGTACCTGCCTGCAGGTCTTTTGCTTAAACAGTCCTTCATGCTTCAGTTTGTAGTGAAGAAAGTAGTACCTAAACCCAAAGTTGTGAGGTGCATGATCAAAGGACACTTGCATGTTAAAACCTTGCTGGGTAACATTCACATTCCTTGGCTTCCAGTCTGTCAGAGGAGATATTCATGAATTGCAAAATGACTCTTCAAGTACAGACACTTTTTAAAAGAttaatatatagaaatattatattttacttACAAGGTTTGCAGACAAGGTTTTCTGGCTGTAGCAACAATTCACATGCTACaaatatacagaaaaatattaattatacaGTATCAAACTGCTGTGCTTTTTGAACAGAGAAAGAACAGGGGCCAAAGTAGGGAGTTCATAATTTTGAGAACTCTCACTTCTTTCCCAGACTCTAATATGCCTGGACTAAATGCATTCTACAAACATAACTCCTTTGTTATGATTTCAAGCCCCTTCTCATCTTTATATGAGAAACAGAGATCCATTAATTTGAAAATCACATTTCTTAGTGAGACAAAAGGGATAACACCAGGCACAGCACATCAGGAGAGGAAGTTAAAAGTAGTCTTAAATGTATTTACTCAGAATAAGAAAGTATGCTGAGCACTACTACCAATGGTACAGTGTTAACAGACAGGCTTGAAAATACCTTAAGCAAgttttatagggaaaaaaacccttagcAGGACAAATATCAACAGCTCACCCCAAGGGTACTTGCAGTTTCTCACCATACTGTGTGAGCACTGAGGAGCTTATTCAAATTTCTTCTCTCCACCTCCAAAGAGAATTGCTCAGTAATTGCAGAAATTCAACTTGATGTGCTGCTATCTAATTTTAGATGTCCTTCTCCACATCTCTCTTTGGATAGCTGTTTTAAATTATAATCTCAAAGGCAAAAAACAACCTGCCCTTCTTCACAATGTCCAGAGAGG
It encodes:
- the IL17RD gene encoding interleukin-17 receptor D isoform X1 is translated as MAPGLQLGSFLLALAACLGAARLAAGAAGGRRGPAADACAGRGLSSVTKNNGLLNITFKYDNCTPYLSSVGRHMIGDVQNITISQFACQEQVAVVILWTANAIGIEYLKGFRVILEELKSEGRQCQQMVLKDPKQLSPSFKRTGMESQPFVNLKFETDYFVKIVPFPSIKNESNYHPFFFRTRSCELLLQPENLVCKPYWKPRNVNVTQQGFNMQVSFDHAPHNFGFRYYFLHYKLKHEGLFKQKTCRQEQNTDTTSCVLQNVSPGDYIIELVDDTNTTRKTMHYALKPVHSPWAGPIRAIAITVPLVVISAFATLFTVMCRKKQQENIYSHLDEESSESSAYAAGLHVERLRPRPKVFICYSSKDCQKHINVIQCFAYFLQDFCGCEVALDLWEDLKSCKEDQKEWLIKKINESQFIIIVCSKGMKYFVEKKNWKHRGVAQDAGKGEAFLFAVLTVAEKLRQAKQNSADLCKFIAVYFDYSCEGDIPAILDLSTKYKLMDNLPQLYSHLHSRDLSVQDPEGFPVNISKRNYFRSKSGRSLYVAICNMHQFIDQEPDWFEKQFIPFPPPSLHYSEPVMEKFDSGLVLNDLVNKQVMDGDFYLKTDLNISVGNSDSHCIIQHLNLGEDLETQDIQGGGSSVLQPLLHVVKAANLKDMPRDSGIYDSSVPSSELSLPLMEGLLTDQMETSSITGSVSSSSGLGEEEPPVMTATKFLVPGICKAELHCHIHADELQAIAPL
- the IL17RD gene encoding interleukin-17 receptor D isoform X2, translated to MAPGLQLGSFLLALAACLGAARLAAGAAGGRRGPAADACAGRGLSSVTKNNGLLNITFKYDNCTPYLSSVGRHMIGDVQNITISQFACQEQVAVVILWTANAIGIEYLKGFRVILEELKSEGRQCQQMVLKDPKQLSPSFKRTGMESQPFVNLKFETDYFVKIVPFPSIKNESNYHPFFFRTRSCELLLQPENLVCKPYWKPRNVNVTQQGFNMQVSFDHAPHNFGFRYYFLHYKLKHEGLFKQKTCRQEQNTDTTSCVLQNVSPGDYIIELVDDTNTTRKTMHYALKPENIYSHLDEESSESSAYAAGLHVERLRPRPKVFICYSSKDCQKHINVIQCFAYFLQDFCGCEVALDLWEDLKSCKEDQKEWLIKKINESQFIIIVCSKGMKYFVEKKNWKHRGVAQDAGKGEAFLFAVLTVAEKLRQAKQNSADLCKFIAVYFDYSCEGDIPAILDLSTKYKLMDNLPQLYSHLHSRDLSVQDPEGFPVNISKRNYFRSKSGRSLYVAICNMHQFIDQEPDWFEKQFIPFPPPSLHYSEPVMEKFDSGLVLNDLVNKQVMDGDFYLKTDLNISVGNSDSHCIIQHLNLGEDLETQDIQGGGSSVLQPLLHVVKAANLKDMPRDSGIYDSSVPSSELSLPLMEGLLTDQMETSSITGSVSSSSGLGEEEPPVMTATKFLVPGICKAELHCHIHADELQAIAPL